The Bacillus sp. FJAT-27916 genomic interval GGCAGATGCCTGCTAGCTTAAAGTAGGCAAACACCTTATAAAACTTCATGTCTGAAACATCTCTTCCGCTCAAGCTGGCATATTCATGGAGAAATTCATCCCTGGAATAAAAGCCTTCACGAATCGTGATTGACTCCTTCCCCAGACCCTTTTGCAGGAATGGCGGATCATCCTGCCCGGTCCAATAGCTGAGGGCAACACCGAGGTCGGCCAATGGATCTCCCACTGTTGTCATCTCCCAGTCAAATAATCCGGCCATACGGGCGCCATCATGCGTGAACATCGCATTATTTAGCTTATAGTCGTAATGAATAATGGCAGCATGGCTTCTTCCTGGTATATGGGCAGCAAGCCACTCAGCTACCTCCTCTGCTGCCGGTACCTCATGAGTCCTCGCTTTTTCATAACGCTTAATCCAGCCGTACGTCTGCCTTTCCATAAATCCATCCGGCTTGCTCATTTCGGCGAGTCTCGTATTCTCATACGGGATTTGATGGAGATCGACTAATCGTTTCACCATTTCCTTTGAAAGGTTTTGATACAATTCCCTTGAGGCCGTGACACCCTCCGGAATCTCGGTATCAAACACATACCCCTGTTTCCGCTCCATCACGAAAAACGGGCTGCCGACCACTTCAAGATCGTTGGAGAAAAGCATCGGCTTTGGCGCGGGGTCAAACACCCGGCTTAAATCAGATAGAATCGTGAATTCACGCTCCATATCATGGGCTTTAGGCGCTACCGGACCAAGTGGCGGTTTCCGTAGAACGGCTTGCCACTCCCCCATCCTTAATTGATAGGTCAAATTAGAATGACCAGCTGAGAATTGCTCAATCTCAAGGTTCCCACTCGGGAGCCTCTCGAGCTTCGTTCTCAAATACGCCTCAAGTCTTCCACTATTAAGCTCCTCTCCAGCCCTTACTGGTATGGTTTCCTTTGAAAGATTTTGTTTCATCTATGTTTTACACCTCCGTTTAGGCATTCATATTCTTTAGCAATTTATTCTTCAAATCCTCGGGTATTGGCTCACTCAGCTTTGCCTCTTTGTTATAAAAAGCAATAACAGCATGGCCCTTAGCAATGATGGTTCCTGTTTGAGCACAGGAAATATTATGTGAAAGCTGAAAGCTCTTTGTCCCGACTTTCTCTATGGAGGTATCGATGCGAAGAATCTGGTCAAAATAAGCCTGATTGATAAAGTCGCATTTAGTGGACACGAGTACGAAGGACCAATTTTGATGAGCGGCATTCCAGCCAAGCTCCTTTAGTAAATGAAGCCGAGCATCTTCCATATAGATGAAATAACTTGTATTATTTACATGTCCCAAGGCATCCGTCTCCGCAAACCGGACCGTAACATCCATTGAATTCATCTTTTATTCACCCCGGTCTTTTCCGTCTTCCGCTGTTCTTCCCCATATTCATACCAGCCGTTTCCTGTCTTGCGGCCCAGCTTCCCTTGCTGTACCTTTTCTATAATGCTTGCATTCGGCTGATCATTCGGATCAC includes:
- a CDS encoding phosphotransferase family protein; this encodes MKQNLSKETIPVRAGEELNSGRLEAYLRTKLERLPSGNLEIEQFSAGHSNLTYQLRMGEWQAVLRKPPLGPVAPKAHDMEREFTILSDLSRVFDPAPKPMLFSNDLEVVGSPFFVMERKQGYVFDTEIPEGVTASRELYQNLSKEMVKRLVDLHQIPYENTRLAEMSKPDGFMERQTYGWIKRYEKARTHEVPAAEEVAEWLAAHIPGRSHAAIIHYDYKLNNAMFTHDGARMAGLFDWEMTTVGDPLADLGVALSYWTGQDDPPFLQKGLGKESITIREGFYSRDEFLHEYASLSGRDVSDMKFYKVFAYFKLAGICQQIYYRFHRGQTRDERFRNLHVYVKGLIEHAAMVMRS
- a CDS encoding acyl-CoA thioesterase, whose protein sequence is MNSMDVTVRFAETDALGHVNNTSYFIYMEDARLHLLKELGWNAAHQNWSFVLVSTKCDFINQAYFDQILRIDTSIEKVGTKSFQLSHNISCAQTGTIIAKGHAVIAFYNKEAKLSEPIPEDLKNKLLKNMNA